From one Trifolium pratense cultivar HEN17-A07 linkage group LG1, ARS_RC_1.1, whole genome shotgun sequence genomic stretch:
- the LOC123902639 gene encoding serine/threonine-protein kinase Nek4-like yields the protein MEQYEVLEQIGKGSFASALLVRHKHENKRYVLKKIRLARQTDRIRRSAHQEMELISKVRNPFIVEYKDSWVEKGCFVCIVIGYCEGGDMAEAIKKANCIHFPEERLCKWLVQLLMALDYLHGNHILHRDVKCSNIFLTKDQDIRLGDFGLAKMLTSDDLTSSIVGTPSHMCPELLADIPYGSKSDIWSLGCCLYEMAAHKPAFKALDMQALINKINKSLVAPLPTMYSGTFRGMVKSMLRKNPELRPSAAELLNHPHLQPYILKVHLKLNNPRRNTFPFRWTDSNHARRSRFVEPESVSTLSSRVKRLSFSNDRALNPSISGTEVGSLCSTQRAQGFSTCSKHYELSIGCVRDEHNTNKSKDTKLSIVDRMQRLRAANESSIPRRQTTPSKIAHTSSKRDSFPASSTPAGKFTPPSRRASLPLPTRSKAMTTPYRANVGLLRSVDSPNISVNAPRIDKMAEFSLAPGEDHPLFPVRGTSSTSAQCSSSSPRSAAAAAADYSITKDKCTIQVMDKSSVPSNGALVSYGNESSQHVATAVSSHSSANSHQRKFDTSSYQQRAEALEGLLEFSARLLQQQRFEELEVLLKPFGPEKVSPRETAIWLTRSFKETVV from the exons ATGGAGCAATATGAAGTTCTAGAACAGATTGGCAAGGGTTCTTTTGCTTCTGCTCTACTTGTAAGACacaaacatgaaaacaaaag GTATGTGCTGAAGAAGATCCGCCTTGCCCGCCAAACCGACAGAATCCGTAGATCTGCTCACCAGGAG ATGGAACTTATATCTAAAGTTCGTAATCCATTCATTGTGGAGTATAAAGATTCCTGGGTAGAAAAG GGTTGTTTTGTATGTATCGTCATTGGCTATTGCGAAGGAGGAGATAT gGCTGAAGCAATTAAAAAGGCTAATTGTATTCATTTTCCAGAAGAG CGGCTTTGCAAATGGCTAGTTCAACTCTTGATGGCACTTGACTACTTGCACGGAAATCATATTCTTCATCGTGATGTCAAG TGTTCAAATATATTCTTGACAAAAGATCAAGATATACGTCTAGGTGACTTTGGTCTTGCTAAAATGCTGACAAGTGATGATCTTACTTCTTCA ATTGTGGGGACTCCGAGTCATATGTGCCCAGAGCTTCTTGCTGATATACCCTACGGCTCTAAGTCAGATATCTGGTCATTGG GATGCTGTCTATATGAAATGGCGGCTCACAAACCAGCTTTTAAAGCTCTT GATATGCAAGCactaattaacaaaataaacaagTCTCTAGTGGCTCCGTTACCAACAATGTATTCTGGCACTTT TCGAGGCATGGTGAAGAGTATGCTTCGGAAAAATCCAGAGCTTAGGCCAAGT GCTGCGGAGCTACTAAATCATCCCCATCTTCAACCTTATATACTTAAAGTTCATTTGAAGCTAAATAATCCTAGAAGAAATACTTTTCCATTCCGATGGACAGACTCAAACCATGCTAGGAGAAGTCGATTTGTAGAACCAGAATCTGTTTCCACTCTCTCTAGCAGAGTTAAACGATTGTCATTCAGTAATGATAGGGCATTGAATCCTAGTATTTCTGGAACTGAAGTAGGTTCTCTTTGTTCTACTCAAAGAGCACAAGGATTCTCTACTTGTTCAAAACATTATGAACTATCCATTGGATGTGTTCGCGACGAACACAATACTAACAAATCAAAAGACACCAAGCTATCCATTGTTGATCGGATGCAAAGACTGAGAGCAGCTAATGAGTCTTCCATCCCTCGGAGACAGACAACACCATCAAAGATAGCACATACTAGTTCCAAGCGCGATTCA TTTCCAGCATCTTCTACTCCAGCTGGTAAATTTACACCACCGTCTCGCAGAGCTTCCCTTCCCCTTCCTACAAGATCCAAGGCCATGACTACCCCTTACAGAGCCAACGTTGGTCTTCTTCGAAGTGTAGACTCTCCTAACATTTCTGTTAATGCGCCACGAATTGACAAGATGGCCGAGTTTTCTTTGGCCCCAGGTGAGGATCATCCTCTCTTCCCTGTGCGTGGAACATCATCAACATCAGCTCAGTGCTCTTCTAGTTCCCCAAGGAGTGCTGCTGCTGCAGCTGCTGACTACTCAATAACAAAGGACAAGTGTACAATCCAGGTTATGGACAAATCCAGTGTCCCTTCCAATGGTGCTCTAGTTTCATATGGCAATGAATCCTCCCAACACGTGGCAACTGCTGTTTCAAGTCATTCCTCCGCTAATTCTCATCAGCGTAAGTTTGACACATCATCTTACCAGCAACGAGCGGAGGCATTGGAAGGGTTGCTCGAGTTCAGTGCTCGGCTCCTACAACAACAGAGGTTTGAAGAGCTTGAGGTTTTGTTGAAGCCATTTGGGCCCGAGAAGGTTTCTCCAAGGGAAACAGCAATTTGGTTGACTAGGAGCTTTAAAGAAACTGTGGTTTAA